TTTATAAAGCTGCAGTGGAAGGGTTTACTGTCATGATCCAAAGGCACGGGAAACTCGGTTGCACGCTTACACCGAACTACCGAAGGCTTGCAGTCGTTCCCAATTCTAACAGCAGTGGCAAATGTGTTATCATCAATAAGCAATAAGACCCTCCAAAAAATGGACACTGTGACAGGAAGTACATGGACTGATGGACCCCGGCGCGGGTGTCCGATCGGCAATTTTTTGGGGACACGCCAATTAGCACTCAGAATCTGAGACTGGTGCGGGGAATCCAACTAGTGACGAGATGTACGTATCAGATCAGGCACGGAGGCGCCGCATGCCAGAGAGGAGCGCAGATGCAGATCTACCTCGTATGTAGAGAATATGGACGGGTAAGGAGCGGATCGGGGCCTCACCTGGTTCGTCAGTGCTTCTTCTTGTGTTCCTGGACGAACTTAGAGTTCTTGAGATCCTCCTCGGTGAAGTTGGCCGTCATCTTCGTGATGATGAATCCGGTGATGGCGAAACCCGTGAGGAAGGGCCAGTTGCGCTTCCACTCCCGGCGGAAGAAGACCGGCCACGGGTCGAACGTCTTCATCTCCTCTGCCTCCGGCTTGCTCGAGATCTCCTACCTccgctcctccgcctccgccttcgCTTCTGGTGAGAAATGGATGG
This portion of the Zea mays cultivar B73 chromosome 2, Zm-B73-REFERENCE-NAM-5.0, whole genome shotgun sequence genome encodes:
- the LOC101027259 gene encoding uncharacterized protein — translated: MKTFDPWPVFFRREWKRNWPFLTGFAITGFIITKMTANFTEEDLKNSKFVQEHKKKH